Part of the Stigmatella erecta genome is shown below.
CTCGTGGTGAACACCGCCTCCGAGTGCGGCTACACGCCCCAGTACAAGGGGCTGGAGAAGCTCTCCCAGGACTACAAGGGCCAGGGCGTGACGGTGCTGGGCTTCCCCTCGAACGACTTCGGCGGCCAGGAGCCGGGCACCGCGAAGGAGATCGCCCGCTTCTGCGAGCTGCGCTTCAAGGTCACCTTCCCCATGTTCGACAAGGTGAAGACGAAGGGCGAGGGCCAGTCGCCCGTGTACGCCTTCCTCGCGAAGAAGCACGGCGAGCCCAAGTGGAACTTCCACAAGTACGTGGTGGGCAAGGATGGCCAGGTGAAGGCCGCCTTCCCCAGCGCCGTGGAGCCGGACAGCCCCGAGCTGAAGAAGGCGCTCGACAGCGCCCTGAAGGAATAGCCTCCGCCGCACCATGAATGATGCCAAGCAAGGGGGGCAAGGGCTTCGGGCCGCCTGGAACCGGGCCCGCCAGCGGTGGTGGGTGCGCTGGGGCGTGGACCTGGCGGTGATGGCCGGGGCCGTCCTGGCGGTCATGGCCTGGCAGACACGCCACCTTCCCCCCACGGGCACCCCCGCGCCGGACTTCCGGCTGCGCAGCCTGGCCGGGGCGCCGGTGCGCCTGTCGGACCTGCGGGGCAAGCCCGTGGTGCTGGCCTTCTGGGCCCCCTGGTGCGGGGTGTGCAAGCAGGAGTCCTCCACGCTCTCGGCGGTGCGGCGCTCGCTCGGGGACCGGGCGCACGTACTCAGCGTGGCGCTGGACTACCCAGATGAGGCCGCCGTCCAGCGTTTTGTCCAGGAGCAGGGG
Proteins encoded:
- a CDS encoding glutathione peroxidase, which codes for MKTPTLLSTLAALSLGAAALASPTMSFFDLSAPRLDGKSENLSAYKGQVLLVVNTASECGYTPQYKGLEKLSQDYKGQGVTVLGFPSNDFGGQEPGTAKEIARFCELRFKVTFPMFDKVKTKGEGQSPVYAFLAKKHGEPKWNFHKYVVGKDGQVKAAFPSAVEPDSPELKKALDSALKE
- a CDS encoding peroxiredoxin family protein; translated protein: MNDAKQGGQGLRAAWNRARQRWWVRWGVDLAVMAGAVLAVMAWQTRHLPPTGTPAPDFRLRSLAGAPVRLSDLRGKPVVLAFWAPWCGVCKQESSTLSAVRRSLGDRAHVLSVALDYPDEAAVQRFVQEQGADYPVLLGDEAVRAAFRVNQYPTLFVISPEGDIAQAAIGYTTQPGLLWRVWRAG